Genomic segment of Drosophila biarmipes strain raj3 chromosome 2L, RU_DBia_V1.1, whole genome shotgun sequence:
CCTGCGGGACCCCGAACTCCTCGAAGTACTGCAGCCAGGCCACGTTCTCATCCGCCTCGGTATCCAGAATACCACCGGGAAACACGGTCTGGTTCACCATTACCGCTGTGGCATCGCTGCGTTTTAGCATTAGCAACTGTAAGATGAGGGGCAGGTAATTTAGGTAGATTACCATATCTGGTAAAGATCTCTTAGCTCACCTGGTAATCCTCGCTTTTGCCGACATCTTTGGACACCAGGATAACGCTGGCTGATGTGCGCCACTTGGGCGGAGCAGCAAATTGACTCATCTCTGCGATACAAGCTTAATATTTAGCTAAACTTTTTGATTTACACCCACAACATGAAAtcaaaatcttgttttgctcCCTCCAATTCGATCAGCTGATTGGCCCGCGCCTATCGATAACGTCTCCTGCTGTAGGAAGTGATCGATAATCCGGTAATCAGCgcttttaatatttgaaatttgaattCGTGCGAAACTCGAATTTTTCGCCAGATTAAAGAACACAAAAACAAGCCAAGCATGCTTGCCTAGAAGAACAAAAAACCGAAATAGATTAGTTTGTGCTCACCACACGTGTTCGCAAACATATTTAAGCTCTGCCCTTGGTCAACCAGAGACACTTGCAATTGGTATTCCCAGACGAAAGCAACTTGCACTTGAAATGAAAGTTTTCATCACGATCTTGTTCCTGGGCTTGTGTCTCAGTGGTATCCAAGCGGAGGAGAAGTTGGAGAGCATTGCCGATCTCCTGAAGGATAATGCCAAGGGCGTAGAGACGGCCAATGTACTCCTGACCAGGATTGCAGCAGTCAGCGAGGAGACGCAGCTTGGCTTGGCCGAGCAAAAAGAGGCCCTAAAAGCTCTGAGCCTCGTGGAGGGTCTGCTGTCCAAGCTGACCCTCGCCCTGGAGGCAAGTTCCCAGAATCTGTTGGCCACCCTCTTGAACACCTCCAAGCAGGGCGAGGAGTATGGCAATCGCACCGAGGCAGAGTTTCTCGAACTGGCCCGCCTGCAGGAGGGCACTAAGGAGCTGATCAATGTACTGGAGGCCAAATTGGATGCTTACCAGCGGCATGTGCTCCATAGTTCCCGGAACATTGACAAGAGCATCGACGGACTAAGCAAACTGATCACAAGGACGGTGCTGCCACAACTTAATGGGCTGAAGTGCACCTTCGATAGCTTGGAAACGTCGCAGATCAACGTGGAGGTGGAGCTGAAGAGCCTGGCCGGAGTCAAAGAACTTGGTGAGAACTCCAACTACAAGCTGGACGTGCTGGAGGATCAACTGAAGCAGCTGAATCGCACTCAAGAACAGCGCCTGGACAATCTGATCGATGCGGTGAAGCATTTGCAGCCCCATAGCTCCTGGAAAGTGGAGGCAGCGCTGCGCGAA
This window contains:
- the LOC108032435 gene encoding uncharacterized protein LOC108032435, giving the protein MKVFITILFLGLCLSGIQAEEKLESIADLLKDNAKGVETANVLLTRIAAVSEETQLGLAEQKEALKALSLVEGLLSKLTLALEASSQNLLATLLNTSKQGEEYGNRTEAEFLELARLQEGTKELINVLEAKLDAYQRHVLHSSRNIDKSIDGLSKLITRTVLPQLNGLKCTFDSLETSQINVEVELKSLAGVKELGENSNYKLDVLEDQLKQLNRTQEQRLDNLIDAVKHLQPHSSWKVEAALRELIISQKRIELDLDECSRHQPAPQYGYQDESYLPIYGEEVPEPQYAQPKPKQVDLEQVWSIKEPPKHGEYSGVHRVSAYAQSPEPKENQQRSSAVSWRPLLPWENVSPYQSAPVHHHQPWKPAPVYGPTSQPKQNPCPKEEQSAPATYVPSSSVHQSPNPDAFKPPVEYKPKSNQQQSHKPQPNPEQSQKPQSYNPQSSYKPQSYQEQTHKPQSYQQQTYKPEPIQPGESYRIWYGDTSLPQGY